A region of Caldicoprobacter guelmensis DNA encodes the following proteins:
- a CDS encoding DUF1292 domain-containing protein → MEMESHVIELIDENNEVVQFEHLLTLDFGDREYMVLLPMEEEDDIDTEEGEVVILRVEQDDEGNDIYVSIEDEEELEEVFQAFLQVMAQEEAFDDDEEDR, encoded by the coding sequence ATGGAAATGGAATCTCACGTAATTGAGCTCATCGATGAGAACAACGAGGTTGTGCAGTTTGAACACCTACTCACCTTGGATTTCGGTGATAGGGAGTACATGGTGTTGCTGCCAATGGAAGAGGAAGATGACATTGATACTGAAGAGGGTGAAGTGGTTATCCTCAGGGTAGAACAGGATGATGAAGGTAACGACATCTATGTGTCTATTGAAGATGAAGAGGAGCTGGAAGAGGTGTTTCAAGCCTTCCTTCAGGTGATGGCTCAGGAAGAGGCCTTTGACGATGATGAAGAAGACAGATAA
- the yunB gene encoding sporulation protein YunB has product MKRKRKLYKSFFIIFILFTMASFVFLVIDRGIKPTVIAMSEAQVRYIAIKAMNNAVKKVLNSDIKYTDLINVMTDREGKISLIQANTIKMNALASETSSVAQEEIRSMGAEGIYIPLGSIFNSKILAGLGPRLKVTIIPIGSVSIDFATEFENAGINQTRHKIYMVMEANVRIVVPLGSDTASVKARIPITETIIVGDVPDYYINVGEGGKDDILNLVPGP; this is encoded by the coding sequence ATGAAACGCAAAAGAAAGCTATATAAATCTTTCTTCATTATATTTATTTTATTTACAATGGCATCTTTTGTATTCTTGGTCATAGATAGAGGTATAAAGCCTACCGTCATAGCCATGTCGGAAGCCCAAGTGAGGTATATAGCTATCAAGGCTATGAACAATGCCGTTAAAAAGGTATTGAACAGCGACATAAAATATACCGACCTCATAAATGTGATGACCGATAGAGAGGGTAAGATATCGCTAATTCAGGCCAATACCATAAAGATGAATGCTTTAGCCAGCGAAACCTCCAGCGTGGCCCAGGAAGAAATACGTTCAATGGGCGCAGAAGGTATATACATACCCCTTGGTTCAATATTCAACAGCAAAATATTGGCTGGATTAGGTCCGAGGCTGAAGGTCACCATTATACCTATAGGGTCGGTATCTATAGATTTTGCCACCGAATTTGAAAACGCTGGCATAAACCAGACGCGCCACAAAATTTACATGGTCATGGAGGCCAATGTACGCATAGTTGTTCCTTTGGGTAGCGATACTGCCAGCGTGAAGGCGAGGATTCCCATTACAGAAACCATAATTGTCGGCGATGTACCCGATTATTACATCAATGTAGGAGAAGGAGGAAAAGATGATATTTTAAACCTGGTACCAGGGCCGTAA
- a CDS encoding YtxH domain-containing protein, with amino-acid sequence MNKYLRGFIAGSMVGIAASMLFMPGKDNEMKRKFWGSSKNIMDNASQIMANMLSEMKERK; translated from the coding sequence GTGAACAAGTATTTAAGGGGTTTTATAGCTGGGAGCATGGTAGGCATTGCTGCAAGCATGCTCTTTATGCCAGGCAAAGATAATGAGATGAAACGGAAATTTTGGGGCAGCAGCAAGAATATTATGGACAATGCTTCTCAGATCATGGCCAACATGTTGTCAGAAATGAAGGAAAGGAAATAA
- a CDS encoding AI-2E family transporter, with the protein MKTHRRHIVVGLVLLVLFILMVIVVRHWGKLLSVFRVVFFAMMISYILLPASEWLERFMPRHVAIIVLFSSLLLMLGAIAFLIIPPFVRQVVSLSEYIPEYAHRLKQLVAEIQLRLKRMGLPYSVQQALEETIEDIQRRLIGVTRDTIEGFMNGASGISELLMIPVLSFYFLKDRKYFKKLMVNVIPSRYRKGVTRTFSEVHYILNRFIRSQVIISLVIGVFTTLGFLVLRIPYALTLGIVAGIFEIIPYFGPWLGAVPAVVITALNAPSKIVWAIAVMIAVQQLEGSFITPKIMGDHVGLHPVYIILSLWIGGIFYGIMGMLLAVPVVLIIRVIIKNVYLSIVTISH; encoded by the coding sequence GTGAAGACACACAGAAGGCATATCGTGGTTGGCCTGGTATTGCTGGTCCTTTTCATTTTGATGGTTATTGTGGTCCGACATTGGGGTAAATTGCTCAGCGTATTCCGCGTGGTATTTTTTGCAATGATGATTTCATATATTTTGTTGCCGGCAAGCGAGTGGCTGGAAAGATTTATGCCGCGGCATGTTGCAATAATAGTGCTGTTTAGCAGCTTGCTGCTGATGTTGGGTGCCATTGCATTCCTGATAATACCGCCTTTTGTAAGACAAGTTGTTTCTCTTAGTGAATATATTCCAGAATATGCTCATCGGTTAAAGCAGCTGGTGGCTGAAATCCAATTACGCCTCAAAAGGATGGGACTTCCCTATAGCGTACAACAGGCCTTAGAAGAGACCATAGAAGATATACAGAGGCGGCTTATCGGGGTCACGAGGGATACCATAGAAGGTTTTATGAATGGCGCATCGGGCATATCCGAGCTGTTGATGATACCGGTGCTGAGCTTTTATTTCCTAAAGGACAGGAAATACTTCAAAAAGCTCATGGTCAACGTCATCCCTAGCAGATACAGAAAAGGTGTGACGCGTACCTTTTCAGAGGTCCACTACATACTCAACCGTTTTATAAGAAGCCAGGTCATCATATCGCTGGTAATAGGGGTATTTACCACGCTGGGTTTTTTGGTCCTAAGAATCCCGTATGCTTTAACCCTGGGAATCGTGGCCGGTATATTTGAGATAATACCGTATTTTGGGCCTTGGTTGGGTGCGGTGCCGGCTGTCGTCATTACTGCGCTTAACGCCCCTTCAAAAATTGTGTGGGCTATAGCGGTGATGATAGCGGTACAGCAACTGGAAGGCAGCTTTATCACGCCCAAAATCATGGGGGACCATGTAGGCCTCCACCCAGTTTATATAATACTATCTTTATGGATTGGCGGAATATTCTATGGAATAATGGGCATGCTTCTTGCTGTACCAGTGGTGCTCATAATACGGGTTATAATAAAAAACGTATATCTGAGCATAGTGACCATATCCCATTAA
- a CDS encoding IreB family regulatory phosphoprotein, with product MNRDSQETMMFRLKKEVSETPKDILLSVYQALEEKGYNPINQLVGYFISGDPTYITSHKNARAIIRKLERDELLEELLRFYIEHNRTQ from the coding sequence ATGAACCGCGATTCTCAGGAGACCATGATGTTTAGGCTCAAAAAAGAGGTATCCGAGACCCCAAAGGATATCCTTCTCAGCGTTTATCAAGCGCTGGAGGAAAAAGGCTATAACCCCATAAATCAATTGGTAGGATATTTTATATCGGGCGATCCAACGTATATAACCAGCCATAAAAATGCTCGTGCTATCATAAGGAAGCTTGAGAGGGATGAGCTGCTTGAGGAGCTGCTCCGATTCTATATAGAGCACAACCGCACTCAATAG
- the ruvX gene encoding Holliday junction resolvase RuvX, with the protein MRILALDVGDKRIGVAVSDTMGWTAQGLHTLEKSDKGKLFSSLRSILEQYRPEKVVVGLPVNMNGTLGPQAEKVKQFVQELKGIYSGEIVYWDERLTTLSAHRLMIDAGVRRNRRKQKADKIAAVLILQSYLDYLNNKKKEG; encoded by the coding sequence GTGAGGATACTGGCCTTGGACGTAGGCGATAAGCGAATAGGGGTAGCTGTCAGCGATACCATGGGGTGGACAGCACAGGGACTCCATACTTTAGAAAAGTCTGATAAGGGTAAGCTGTTTTCGAGCCTGCGTAGCATATTGGAACAGTACCGCCCTGAGAAGGTCGTGGTTGGCCTGCCTGTAAACATGAATGGTACGTTGGGCCCACAGGCTGAAAAGGTGAAGCAATTCGTCCAAGAGCTCAAGGGCATATACTCGGGAGAGATTGTCTACTGGGATGAAAGGCTCACTACCCTTTCAGCCCATCGGTTGATGATCGATGCAGGGGTTCGACGTAACAGGAGGAAGCAAAAGGCTGACAAGATAGCAGCCGTACTCATTCTTCAAAGCTACTTGGATTACTTAAATAATAAAAAGAAAGAAGGTTGA
- the serA gene encoding phosphoglycerate dehydrogenase, producing the protein MKILVTEKIAKCGIELLRKDFEVDERTDLTPQALLECIGEYDALIVRSATKVNAEVIERGVNLKVIGRAGTGVDNIDVETATRKGIIVVNTPESNNISTAEHTIALMLALARNIPQAYTALKSGKWIRSKFKGVELYNKTVVILGLGRIGSNVATRLKALGMNVMGYDPYITDERFEKLGVKRLSSIEEVMKVADFITIHLPKTDETVGIIGEKELAMAKPNLRIINCARGGLVDEEALYNALKSGRIAGAAIDVFEKEPKEMPGGVEFSHKLLELENVIYTPHLGASTEEAQENVGLEIAKQVSEALKGNIVNAVNLQGLHVRNIHALSPFLKLAEIMGRLYYRAEKLPVQKVEVIYSGDIAKQETKIITLSYLSGLLEPIIEERVNFVNVEMLIKDRGIEVIESISSEVEHYTNLITVKVTNNKKEVTFAGTVFGKDEIRIVNFGGYEVDFEPTPYMLIIQNYDRPGVIGKIGTILGNENVNIETMRVSQNRKEGKALMVLNVDQEVSPQALKQIEMLDNVLRVSFIKL; encoded by the coding sequence ATGAAGATATTGGTTACAGAGAAGATAGCCAAGTGCGGCATAGAGCTGCTGCGCAAGGATTTTGAGGTTGACGAGCGCACAGACCTTACCCCGCAGGCACTGCTTGAATGCATAGGGGAGTATGATGCCCTTATTGTCAGGAGCGCTACAAAGGTGAACGCTGAAGTCATAGAAAGGGGGGTTAACCTAAAGGTAATAGGCCGTGCTGGTACCGGGGTGGACAACATCGATGTTGAAACGGCTACCAGAAAGGGAATTATAGTGGTAAACACTCCCGAGAGCAACAACATATCCACTGCTGAACACACCATCGCTTTGATGCTGGCTTTGGCACGGAATATACCGCAAGCGTATACCGCTTTAAAGAGCGGCAAGTGGATTCGCAGCAAGTTTAAAGGCGTTGAGCTTTATAACAAGACGGTGGTGATCCTGGGGCTTGGTAGAATAGGTTCCAATGTGGCAACAAGGCTCAAAGCCCTGGGCATGAACGTCATGGGGTATGACCCCTATATAACTGATGAAAGGTTTGAAAAGTTAGGCGTTAAGCGGTTGAGCTCCATCGAAGAGGTCATGAAAGTGGCCGATTTTATAACCATACACCTTCCCAAGACCGATGAGACGGTGGGCATAATCGGCGAGAAGGAGCTCGCGATGGCAAAGCCTAACTTGAGAATCATAAACTGTGCCCGCGGAGGGCTGGTGGACGAGGAGGCCCTATATAACGCATTGAAGAGCGGCAGGATTGCCGGCGCAGCCATTGACGTGTTTGAAAAGGAGCCCAAAGAGATGCCAGGCGGCGTCGAGTTTTCTCATAAGCTGCTGGAGCTTGAAAACGTGATATATACGCCCCACTTGGGAGCTTCCACCGAAGAAGCTCAGGAAAACGTTGGGCTGGAGATCGCTAAACAGGTATCCGAAGCCCTAAAAGGGAATATAGTCAATGCCGTGAACTTGCAGGGGCTCCATGTGCGAAATATACATGCCCTGTCGCCTTTCCTCAAGCTTGCTGAAATTATGGGCAGGCTGTACTATCGGGCGGAAAAGCTCCCTGTACAAAAGGTTGAGGTCATATACAGCGGCGATATAGCCAAACAGGAGACTAAGATAATCACCCTTTCGTATCTATCGGGCCTGCTTGAGCCCATTATAGAGGAGCGAGTCAACTTTGTAAATGTGGAAATGCTCATAAAGGACAGGGGCATCGAAGTGATCGAGAGCATCAGTAGTGAGGTGGAGCATTATACCAACTTGATCACAGTCAAGGTCACCAACAACAAGAAAGAAGTAACTTTTGCGGGAACCGTGTTTGGTAAGGATGAAATAAGGATAGTCAATTTTGGAGGATACGAAGTGGACTTTGAACCCACCCCGTATATGTTGATCATACAGAACTATGACAGGCCTGGTGTCATAGGCAAGATCGGTACCATCCTTGGGAATGAAAACGTCAACATTGAGACCATGAGGGTCAGTCAAAACCGCAAAGAAGGTAAGGCTTTGATGGTGCTCAACGTTGACCAAGAAGTCTCTCCTCAAGCTTTGAAGCAAATTGAGATGCTGGATAATGTTTTGAGGGTAAGCTTTATAAAGCTGTGA
- the alaS gene encoding alanine--tRNA ligase gives MEKLGLNEIRTRFLEFFRGKDHLILPSFSLIPQKDKSLLLINAGMAPLKPYFTGQEKPPKKRIATCQKCIRTPDIERVGKTARHATFFEMLGNFSFGDYFKKEAIEWAWEFVTQDLKLPEDRLWASIYEQDDEAFEIWHRVVGLPEHKIVRMGKEDNFWEIGTGPCGPCSEIYFDRGPDKGCGKPDCRPGCDCDRFVEFWNLVFTQFNKDEEGNYHPLPHPNIDTGMGLERIAAIMQGVDSIFEVDTIRSILDHISQIAGIEYGESYKTDVSLRVITDHIRSTTFMVGDGILPSNEGRGYVLRRILRRAARHGRLLGIEGPFLSRLAKTVISQSCNAYPELKEREEYILKVIEIEEERFRETIDQGLAYLREYMDELKEQGQKVLDGVKAFKLYDTYGFPLDLTKEILQEEGLEVDEEGFRREMEVQRERARAAHRITDYMGMDSNVYKLIDAEVSTRFVGYHALESHSRVLAIIKDDTRVQSAAQGDEIAVVLDQSPFYAESGGQVADQGLLLWDNGRMEIRDVKKLFGNKIIHYGRMIEGTLEQGDVVHAVVDREARLAAARNHTATHLLHSALREVLGPHVEQAGSLVTPQRLRFDFSHFSALSSEEILKVERLVNQKIMEAIPVEVFETTFDEAKEMRAIALFGEKYGDRVRVVKIGDFSIELCGGTHLTNTGQAGMFKIVSESGVAAGVRRVEAITGFEVYNHILNQDRLIGYVCRELKTNPFDLEGRVQGLIAQIKEQEREIANLRAKLASSLVDSLIEAGQEIGGIKCIAANVEGQDIEGLRHMMDVMKDKMRVGVVVLATASDGKVHFVAGATKDAVAKGVHVGNLLREVAKITGGGGGGRPDMAQAGGKDASKLQEALSQVCVLLAKQLGIK, from the coding sequence ATGGAGAAGTTGGGCCTTAACGAGATCAGGACGAGATTTTTGGAGTTTTTCAGGGGGAAAGACCACCTCATATTGCCGAGTTTTTCGTTGATTCCCCAGAAGGATAAAAGCCTTTTGCTCATAAATGCAGGTATGGCTCCTCTTAAGCCATATTTTACCGGGCAGGAGAAGCCTCCTAAAAAGAGGATTGCGACATGCCAGAAGTGCATACGCACCCCCGATATAGAAAGGGTTGGCAAGACTGCCAGGCACGCCACTTTTTTTGAGATGCTGGGCAATTTCTCATTTGGCGATTATTTCAAAAAAGAGGCCATTGAGTGGGCATGGGAATTTGTCACACAGGACCTCAAACTGCCGGAGGATAGGCTTTGGGCCAGCATATATGAGCAGGACGACGAGGCATTTGAAATCTGGCACAGGGTCGTTGGGCTTCCCGAGCATAAAATCGTTAGGATGGGTAAGGAAGACAACTTCTGGGAGATAGGTACAGGGCCGTGTGGTCCCTGCTCTGAGATATACTTTGACAGAGGACCCGATAAAGGGTGTGGCAAGCCTGATTGCAGGCCTGGATGTGATTGTGACCGGTTTGTGGAGTTTTGGAATCTGGTGTTTACCCAGTTCAACAAAGACGAAGAGGGAAATTATCATCCTCTTCCGCATCCCAACATAGACACCGGCATGGGGCTTGAAAGGATTGCCGCCATCATGCAAGGGGTGGACTCCATCTTTGAGGTCGATACCATAAGGAGCATACTTGACCACATAAGCCAGATTGCCGGTATTGAGTATGGTGAATCATACAAAACCGATGTGTCTTTGAGGGTTATTACTGACCACATACGCAGCACCACTTTTATGGTGGGAGATGGGATACTGCCTTCCAATGAGGGGCGTGGATATGTGCTGCGCAGGATTTTGAGGAGGGCGGCACGCCATGGGAGGCTGTTGGGAATAGAAGGGCCTTTTTTGAGCCGACTTGCAAAAACGGTCATCAGTCAATCCTGTAATGCCTATCCCGAACTTAAAGAGAGAGAGGAATATATACTGAAGGTAATAGAGATAGAGGAGGAGCGCTTCAGGGAGACCATTGACCAGGGGCTGGCATACTTGAGGGAGTACATGGATGAATTAAAGGAACAGGGTCAAAAGGTGCTGGACGGAGTGAAGGCATTTAAGCTGTATGACACCTATGGATTCCCATTAGACCTCACCAAGGAGATTTTGCAGGAAGAAGGCCTCGAAGTGGATGAGGAGGGCTTTAGGCGGGAAATGGAGGTCCAGCGCGAAAGGGCCAGGGCCGCACACCGTATAACCGACTACATGGGTATGGACAGCAACGTATACAAGCTGATCGATGCAGAGGTTTCAACCCGTTTTGTGGGTTATCATGCCCTTGAAAGTCATAGCCGTGTACTGGCCATCATAAAGGATGATACCAGGGTTCAAAGCGCTGCACAAGGCGATGAAATAGCGGTAGTGCTGGACCAAAGCCCCTTTTATGCCGAAAGCGGTGGCCAGGTTGCCGATCAAGGCTTGTTGCTGTGGGATAATGGCAGGATGGAAATACGCGATGTAAAAAAGCTCTTTGGGAACAAGATAATACATTACGGCAGGATGATTGAGGGTACCTTAGAGCAGGGCGATGTGGTACATGCCGTGGTGGATAGGGAGGCCAGATTGGCCGCTGCCCGGAACCACACAGCCACCCATCTGCTGCATAGTGCCCTCAGAGAAGTTTTGGGCCCACATGTAGAGCAGGCCGGGTCTCTGGTGACGCCTCAGAGATTGCGCTTTGACTTTTCGCATTTTTCTGCCCTGTCCAGTGAGGAAATACTTAAGGTGGAAAGGCTGGTCAACCAGAAGATTATGGAGGCAATTCCTGTAGAGGTTTTTGAAACCACATTTGATGAGGCTAAAGAGATGAGGGCCATAGCGTTGTTTGGAGAAAAATACGGCGATAGGGTGCGTGTGGTCAAAATTGGGGATTTCAGCATAGAGCTGTGCGGGGGCACACACCTTACCAATACCGGGCAGGCGGGAATGTTCAAGATAGTCAGCGAATCTGGGGTTGCAGCAGGTGTAAGAAGGGTTGAAGCCATAACTGGATTTGAGGTGTACAACCATATTTTGAACCAAGATCGGCTTATAGGATATGTTTGTAGGGAACTTAAGACCAATCCCTTTGACCTTGAAGGAAGAGTCCAGGGATTGATTGCACAAATAAAAGAGCAGGAGAGGGAGATTGCGAATTTACGTGCAAAACTGGCATCAAGCCTTGTGGATTCGCTGATTGAAGCCGGTCAGGAGATAGGCGGAATAAAATGCATTGCCGCCAACGTAGAAGGCCAGGACATTGAAGGTTTACGCCACATGATGGATGTTATGAAGGATAAAATGAGAGTGGGAGTTGTGGTGCTGGCTACCGCAAGCGACGGAAAAGTGCACTTTGTTGCTGGTGCGACCAAGGATGCTGTGGCCAAAGGGGTACATGTAGGCAATTTGCTGCGCGAAGTGGCTAAAATAACAGGTGGGGGAGGTGGTGGGCGCCCTGACATGGCCCAGGCCGGGGGTAAGGATGCCAGCAAGCTTCAAGAGGCTTTGAGCCAGGTGTGTGTTTTGCTTGCTAAGCAGCTGGGTATAAAATGA
- a CDS encoding aldo/keto reductase, which yields MQYNRLGKTPIVVSKLCFGSLTIGPLQRNLPLGEGVEVIRKAVELGVNFIDTADLYGTYPYIREVLKSHKDLVVASKSYAYDAYTARETLERALKGIGRDYIDIFLLHEQEGPLTLKGHRQALEYFIAKKKEGVIRAVGISTHYVAAVKAAAGMEEIDVIHPILNFRGVGIVDGTLEDMTAAIELAYKNGKGIYAMKPLGGGHLISEMKQALKYVLDFPYVHSIAIGMQRIEEVWANVSFFETREIPHNLETVLKSYKRMLLIQDWCTGCGRCVDRCLQGALTIGEEGKAQVEHRKCILCGYCGSVCPDLAIKVI from the coding sequence ATGCAGTACAACAGGCTGGGCAAGACGCCCATTGTGGTGTCGAAGCTGTGCTTTGGAAGCCTGACCATAGGGCCTCTGCAGAGGAATCTCCCTCTCGGCGAAGGAGTAGAGGTCATACGAAAGGCTGTGGAATTGGGGGTTAATTTCATCGACACGGCAGACCTGTACGGCACATACCCTTATATACGAGAGGTTTTGAAGTCGCACAAGGACCTTGTGGTAGCATCCAAGTCGTACGCTTATGATGCCTATACCGCCCGTGAGACGTTGGAAAGGGCCCTTAAGGGTATAGGGCGTGACTATATAGACATATTTTTGCTTCATGAACAGGAAGGTCCTCTTACTCTAAAAGGCCATAGGCAGGCATTGGAATATTTTATAGCCAAAAAAAAGGAAGGGGTTATACGGGCAGTCGGGATATCTACCCACTATGTGGCTGCAGTGAAAGCAGCGGCTGGCATGGAAGAGATCGATGTCATACACCCTATACTCAACTTCCGTGGGGTGGGCATTGTGGATGGCACCCTTGAGGACATGACGGCCGCCATAGAGTTGGCATATAAAAACGGTAAAGGCATATATGCCATGAAGCCTTTGGGAGGAGGACACCTTATTTCTGAAATGAAGCAGGCTTTGAAGTATGTTTTGGATTTCCCGTACGTCCATTCGATTGCTATAGGCATGCAGAGGATAGAAGAGGTATGGGCTAACGTCAGCTTTTTTGAAACGAGGGAGATACCGCATAATCTGGAGACGGTTTTGAAATCCTATAAGAGGATGCTGTTGATACAAGACTGGTGTACTGGATGCGGTAGATGCGTAGATCGCTGTCTGCAAGGCGCTTTGACCATAGGTGAGGAAGGCAAAGCACAGGTTGAACATAGAAAGTGTATACTATGTGGCTATTGTGGGAGCGTTTGCCCTGATCTGGCAATAAAAGTAATATGA
- a CDS encoding PRC-barrel domain-containing protein, which translates to MLQGMKRGWILGLPVISARSGKRMGVVVDIIFKHGHQKIRGLVVSTEGLFEKRKHIPLEKIRAIGRHAVIAEEPLWDSKQSSSLIIEGNEEYGRKILGRQLLTGNGQELGTISDIILDPNDGKIEGFEISRGFIDDLLEGRYILPYDASNSVMENAVIVSMEQIQHIKAYNKGIKSLLDIQ; encoded by the coding sequence ATGCTGCAGGGAATGAAAAGGGGATGGATTTTGGGATTGCCTGTCATATCGGCAAGGTCAGGTAAAAGGATGGGTGTGGTAGTAGATATAATATTTAAGCACGGCCATCAAAAAATAAGGGGGTTGGTTGTGTCAACTGAGGGACTTTTTGAAAAAAGGAAGCACATCCCTCTGGAAAAGATAAGGGCCATAGGCAGGCACGCAGTTATTGCGGAGGAACCGTTGTGGGATAGCAAGCAATCCTCCTCTTTGATTATTGAAGGAAATGAAGAATATGGGAGAAAGATTCTGGGGCGCCAGCTTTTAACAGGAAATGGGCAGGAGTTGGGAACTATAAGCGATATAATTCTTGATCCCAACGATGGCAAAATAGAGGGATTTGAAATTTCTAGGGGTTTTATCGATGACCTCTTGGAAGGGCGATATATCCTTCCGTATGACGCATCCAACAGCGTGATGGAAAATGCGGTGATTGTTTCTATGGAACAGATCCAGCACATAAAGGCTTATAATAAGGGTATTAAGAGTTTGCTGGACATCCAATAA
- a CDS encoding pyridoxal-phosphate-dependent aminotransferase family protein, with protein MRRDKLLMTPGPTMIPHRVRETMARQIIHHRTKEFEHYFVKMNENLKKVFQTHNLVLTLVSSGTGGMEAAVANAFSPGDKVLVVSTGVFGDRFVKITTRFGLDVKVISVPWGHGIDPEEVKRFLDSPEGDGVKGVFVTHNETSTGVANDIKGIGEVLKGRDCLYIVDAISSLGGMEVKTDEWGIDIVVAGSQKALMLPPGLAFVSVSEKAWSAIEKSKLPKFYFDFLAYRKSLNDNTTPYTTAVTLVIAASESLDMILEEGLENIFARHKNLAQACRAAVKALGLELFADERYASDLITSIKAPEGIDIDQVRKTMNLQYDIMVTGGQQHLKGKIMRIGHMGYVDGFDLLKTITALELSLVKAGYKMELGAGVTAALKTLKM; from the coding sequence ATGAGAAGGGACAAGTTGCTTATGACTCCAGGGCCTACCATGATTCCCCATAGGGTCAGAGAGACCATGGCAAGGCAGATCATCCACCACCGAACCAAGGAGTTTGAACACTACTTTGTCAAGATGAACGAAAACCTCAAGAAGGTCTTTCAGACTCACAACCTGGTACTGACGTTGGTATCGTCTGGAACCGGTGGCATGGAAGCAGCGGTAGCCAATGCGTTTTCTCCTGGGGATAAGGTGTTGGTGGTCAGCACAGGGGTGTTTGGGGATCGGTTTGTCAAGATAACCACTCGCTTTGGGTTAGACGTAAAAGTCATAAGCGTTCCATGGGGACATGGCATTGACCCGGAAGAGGTAAAGAGATTTTTGGATAGTCCGGAAGGCGATGGGGTAAAAGGAGTCTTTGTAACACATAACGAGACTTCTACTGGCGTGGCAAATGATATAAAGGGCATTGGAGAAGTGCTCAAGGGCCGCGATTGCCTGTATATCGTGGACGCCATAAGCTCCCTGGGTGGGATGGAGGTCAAGACCGACGAGTGGGGTATTGACATAGTGGTTGCTGGTTCACAAAAAGCGCTGATGTTGCCTCCTGGATTGGCGTTTGTGAGCGTGAGCGAAAAAGCCTGGAGTGCCATTGAAAAATCAAAGCTGCCTAAGTTTTATTTTGACTTCCTTGCTTACAGAAAATCGCTGAACGATAATACCACGCCTTATACCACAGCCGTCACTCTTGTGATAGCGGCCAGCGAATCGCTGGATATGATCCTTGAAGAAGGGCTGGAGAACATCTTTGCACGGCACAAAAACTTGGCTCAAGCATGCAGGGCTGCGGTTAAGGCTTTGGGTTTGGAGCTCTTTGCGGATGAGAGGTATGCCTCCGACCTTATCACATCCATTAAAGCCCCCGAGGGAATAGACATAGACCAGGTGCGCAAGACCATGAACCTGCAGTATGACATAATGGTAACGGGTGGGCAGCAACACCTTAAAGGGAAGATCATGCGTATTGGCCATATGGGCTATGTGGATGGATTTGACCTTTTGAAAACAATTACGGCTCTGGAATTATCCTTAGTCAAGGCGGGTTACAAGATGGAGCTTGGAGCGGGTGTGACAGCCGCTCTTAAGACGCTAAAGATGTGA
- the flgB gene encoding flagellar basal body rod protein FlgB: protein MNRLFSNMGILEKALDAAWLRNEVIAHNIANADTPGYKKYKVVFEEELKSAIEASALKGKKTRPKHLDIGATSIDQVSPRIVRTGGTQMREDGNNVDMDEEMTNLAKNSIMYNALVQKIAGEFRKLKAVINEGRR from the coding sequence TTGAACAGGCTTTTTTCCAATATGGGCATTTTGGAAAAGGCTTTGGACGCCGCATGGTTGCGAAACGAGGTCATAGCCCATAATATCGCCAACGCCGATACCCCTGGTTACAAGAAATATAAGGTGGTTTTTGAAGAGGAGCTAAAGTCCGCCATTGAGGCAAGCGCCTTAAAGGGTAAAAAGACGAGGCCCAAACACCTTGATATAGGTGCAACCTCTATTGACCAGGTAAGCCCGCGGATTGTGCGCACAGGTGGCACTCAGATGAGGGAAGATGGAAATAACGTTGATATGGATGAGGAGATGACCAACCTAGCAAAAAATTCCATTATGTACAATGCATTGGTGCAAAAGATAGCGGGTGAGTTTCGTAAATTAAAGGCGGTCATAAATGAGGGAAGGAGGTAA